TGACCTAAAACACtgagaaaatatattttgaacAAGCTGACCATTAATGGTAACACTCTATCCTTGACAAACAAAAAAACATACTGAAGCAATAACATAACTAAACACCTTTAGATCTAAAAGACTGGTAATTTCCTGGAAGGTTAGGAAAGACATTCAAGAATAATCACACGCCTAATAAATTCAAATGACAAAGTATTCATCAGTGGCTTGAAACAGTAAAATATAATAGTAAAAAAATTGTGCAAACAACGGAAACATATGAAATTAGGGTCCATGGCTTTAAAGTACCTTCTTCCTCTAAAAACATAGAGCATTCTGATAAGGTCAATGTCTTCAGTAATATAGggaacctgaaaaaaaaaaaaaagaaatgggcAAAAGCAAAATTTAGTTAATTTGCTTCTCTTGGATCGAAATACTTGGATAAAGTTTATAAACGTATTTCGTACCTTGCCACCATTCACCTCTAGTGGCAATGTTTGTGTCGCCTGGTTTGTTCCCTTCATTAGTTTTATACTGATAGCAGTTTAAACAGAATGACAATAATTAACACTGGATTGCATGCAGTACAAAGTTAGATTCCTTGTAATAGTTAGACATGATGACTGCCTTTCTGATTTCATAATTTGCTGTTTTACTTACACTTTTTGGAGCTCCAGAGATTCGGTCTGATGGAGAGTTGACAGAGAAATCTCGACCACCATAGTGCACGGACGAGCCAAAACAGGCTGATTCTTCTGATTCATTGGGATAGACAGGCTTATCATCCTTGCCCTGTGTTGTTTGCCCTCTGGTTGGACTACCCAGAGACATGACATCTGCAGAAGGATCATTATATCAGAGGGTAATTTACTGATTGTTTGGATAAAAACCCCTTGCTTAAACCATATCTAGCGGATTAAAGCATTCATTAGTATTGTTTTCTCAGCTATAATAGTtgcaaaagaagacacaaaattttagaatatattttttatttaaagcaaGACAAAAGAGAACAATGGAAAACTTGTGCAAAGTCATGCACGAATATATGACTACTTCGAGCATTATACCTCTGATCTACATGTTCTCTCATGCGCGCAAACCATAGGAATTATCACTCACAAGCTATCTATAAAAAGAATCAAATGACGCTTCTTAACTAGATGTTGTTCTTTGGAAGAGCTACTTTGGTCACTGGCTAATTAAATGGCAAGCACAATTTATAGGAAACCTAATCGCCATCAACAAAGGGAATGAGTTAAAATAATGTTCAAGAACCTGCAGCTGCGTTCTGAGCGTTCCCGATCT
The window above is part of the Musa acuminata AAA Group cultivar baxijiao chromosome BXJ2-6, Cavendish_Baxijiao_AAA, whole genome shotgun sequence genome. Proteins encoded here:
- the LOC135581584 gene encoding uncharacterized protein LOC135581584 isoform X1; translated protein: MNSHRSIRPLVPRLRRCRLTTFSTVFPPPSTVIAKHSSPDDLYRTLNRQSTDGQIGNAQNAAADVMSLGSPTRGQTTQGKDDKPVYPNESEESACFGSSVHYGGRDFSVNSPSDRISGAPKSYKTNEGNKPGDTNIATRGEWWQGSLYY
- the LOC135581584 gene encoding uncharacterized protein LOC135581584 isoform X2 yields the protein MNSHRSIRPLVPRLRRCRLTTFSTVFPPPSTVIAKHSSPDDLYRTLNRQSTDGQIGNAQNAAADVMSLGSPTRGQTTQGKDDKPVYPNESEESACFGSSVHYGGRDFSVNSPSDRISGAPKSC